Below is a genomic region from Paraburkholderia sp. BL23I1N1.
GCATGAACTGCGACAGCGGCATGGCGCGCTCGACCTGTTCGGCAAACGCGTCCGTGCCGAATTCGCGCACATAGCTGTCCGGATCGTGCTCGGTCGGCAAAAACAGGAACCGGATGGTTCGGTTGTCCGCCGCATGCGGCAGACAGGCATCCAGCGCCCGGCGCGCCGCGCGGCGGCCCGCCGAATCGCCGTCGAAGCTGAAGATGACCGTATCGGTCTGGCGCATCAGTTTCTGCACATGAATCGGCGTGCAGGCCGTGCCGAGCGTGGCTACCGCGTTCTGGAACCCTAATTGGGCCAGCGCGACCACGTCCATGTAGCCTTCGACCACCAGCACGTAATGCTGTTCGCGAATCGCCAGACGCGCCTCGAACAGCCCGTACAGCTCGCTGCCTTTGTTAAATAGTGGCGTTTCCGGCGAATTCAAATACTTCGGTTCACCGCCGTCCAGCACGCGCCCGCCGAAGCCGATCACCTGCCCCTTCACATTGCGTATCGGGAACATGATCCGCTCGCGAAAGCGGTCGTATCGGCGGTTCTGGCCTTGTGCATCCGCCTTTTCGCTGACGATCACAAGACCCGACTCGACCAGCGAATCGTCCCGATAGTTGGGGAACGCGGGCTCGAGGTTCTGCCAGCCGTCCGGTGCATAGCCGAGGCCGAAGCGCGCGGCAATCTCGCCGGTCAGGCCGCGTTTCTTCAGATACTGGATCGCGACCGGCGCGCCGCGCAGCTGCTTGCGGTAGAAATCGCAGGCGGTTTGCATGACATCGGACAGCGCCGTGGTGACCACCTTGGACGCGGCCGGCGAATACCCGCCGGAACCACCGCCGCCCCCACCGCCATAGCCCGGCGAAGGTTCGTTCGGCACGGTCAACCCGACCGACTGCGCGAGTTCGTTGACCGCCTCCGGAAACGTGGAGCCGACGTGCTCCATCAGGAAGCCGATCGCCGTACCATGGGCGCCGCAGCCGAAGCAGTGATAGAACTGTTTAGTCGGACTAACCGTAAACGAAGGGCTTTTCTCGTTGTGAAACGGGCACAGCCCCATGAAGTTCGCGCCGCCCTTTTTCAACTGCACATACCGGCCGACCACGTCGACGATATCGACGCGGTTGAGCAGGTCCTGCAGGAATGACGGTGGAATCACAGTGAATGACGCTACCTAAAAAAACTCAAGGCTGCGCGCGCCGTCGATCAACAGCGCGCGCAGACCGGAAACACAGGGGTTACTTCGCGAGCGCGGCTTTGACTTGTGCCGAGACAGCGGTCATGTCGGCGCGGCCCGCCAGCTTCGGCTTGAGCACGCCCATCACCTTGCCCATGTCCTGCGGGCCGGCAGCGCCGGTTTGCGCGACCGCGGCCTGAACTTCGGCAACGATCTCCGCTTCGGACATTTGCGCCGGCATATAGGCGGACAGGATAGCCAGTTCGGCCTTTTCCTTGTCGGCGAGATCCGTACGGCCAGCGGCTTCGAACTGGCTGATCGAGTCCTTGCGCTGCTTGATCATCTTGTCGATGACGGCGGTGATCGCCGCGTCGTCCAGGGTGACGCGTTCGTCGACTTCGCGCTGCTTGACCGCGGCGAGCAGCAAACGGATCGTGCCGAGACGTTCGGTCTCACGCGCCCGCATGGCAGCTTTCATATCGTCGTTGATCTGGTCCTTGAGACTCATCACTCACCTGAATGCGTTGAAAATTTAAAAACGGCCGGCTAACTGCACCCAAGCCCTGTATCAACACGCCGCATCCAACACAAACGCCCGCTTGGGACTGCTTCCTCAAGCGGGTTGGCGCGAATTTGCGTAGTGGATGCGACCCTGCCGGCTGGCCCGAAGGGCCGTGTTTTCCGCGACGGCACCTGCTGCGCCGTCACCGTTGGATGTCGCCGCTCCGTTCAACGGGAACCGCGGCAACGCCAGAATCAGTAGAACTTCTTTGGCAGCATCTGGCCACGCAGACGCTTGAAATGACGCTTAACCGCAGCCGCCTTCTTGCGCTTGCGCTCAGCCGTAGGCTTTTCGTAAAACTCGCGGGCGCGAAGTTCCGTCAGCAACCCGTTTTTCTCCATCGTGCGCTTGAAGCGCCGCATGGCAACTTCAAACGGCTCGTTGTCTTTTACGCGGATGATCGTCATTTTTCAATAACGGAACTTTGTAAAGGTTCAGGAGTATAGCAGAGCTTTCTCACAAAGCTAATGCGCCGTCAAGCCCCTAGAAAACGTACTCCGCAGCCGCCTGGCCGGCCGCCACACCGGAGGCCCACGCCCATTGGAAATTGTAGCCGCCGAGCCAGCCGGTCACGTCGACCGCCTCGCCGATGAAGTACAAACCGGGCGCCCGGGCGCTCATCATCGTCGCCGATGACAGGTCGCGCGTATCGATGCCGCCGCGCGTGACTTCGGCCTTGCGGTAGCCTTCGGTGCCGTTCGGGGTGAGCGTCCAGCGCGACAATGCCTCGCCGACGCGGCGCAACGTCTTGTCCGGCAGATCGGCCACGCGCGCTTCGGCGGGAATCTGGTGGGTTTCCAGCCAGACATGGGCGAGCCGTTGCGGCACCCATTCCGAGAGCAGATTGGCGATCTGGCGCCTGGTGCCGGTTTTGGCTTCCAGCAAGGCGCTCGTGGCGTCCTGCTCGGGCAGCAGATTGATGTGAATCGGCTCGCCAGGCTGCCAGTAGCTCGAAATCTGCAGCACGCCCGGGCCCGACAGGCCGCGGTGCGTAAGCAGCAGGTCTTCGTTGAACTCGGCACCGGTCTTTTTGTTGCCGGTCGCCAGTTGCACGTCGAGCGATACGCCGGAGAGCGCCGAGAACGGCTCCCAGTCGGTCGGCGCGAAGGTCAGCGGAACTAGCGCGGGACGCGTGTCGATCAGCTTGTGGCCGAATTGCTTGGCGACGCGGTAGGCGAAATCGGTGGCGCCAATCTTGGGAATCGACAGGCCGCCGGTCGCCACCACGAGCGCGCGGGCCGTGATCGGGCCCGAGTGGGTGTCCAGCGTGAACCATCCTTCGGCATCATGGCGCACCTGTTCGACCGCGAGCGGCGTGCGCCATGCAATACGGCCCGCGTCGCATTCGTTCTTCAGTACGTTGATGACTGCGTCGCTCGACTGATCGCAAAACAACTGCCCCTTATGCTTCTCGTGCCACGTCACGTGATGGCGCTTGAGGAGCGCCATGAAGTCACGCGGCGTATAGCGCGCCAGCGCCGAGCGGCAGAAATGGGGGTTGGCCGAAAGGTAGTTGGCCGGTCCGGCATACAGATTCGTGAAGTTGCACCGGCCGCCGCCGGAAATGCGGATTTTTTCCGCGAGGCGCTGCGAGTGGTCGATCAGCACCACGCGACGGCCAAGTTGCCCGGCCACGGCCGCGCACATCATGCCGGCCGCGCCCGCGCCGATCACTGCGATATCAAAGGATTCCATGGGGCCGCATTGTACCCGCGCGTCTGCGGCGCCCTGTCCGCGCTGCTATACTTTAACGCTCGCCTTTTCACTTTTTGGGCGCTGGAGTGGCTTCACTCGTGCGCCCGTTCAAATCGCCCATCATGCTCGTTCTCGGCATCGAAAGCTCCTGCGACGAAACCGGTCTCGCGCTCTACGACACAGAGCGCGGCCTGCTCGCGCACGCGCTGCATTCGCAAATTGCGATGCACCGGGAATACGGCGGCGTGGTGCCGGAGTTGGCGTCGCGCGACCATATCCGGCGCGCGCTGCCGCTGCTCGAAGAGGTGATGGAACGCACGGGCGCGGTGCGCGGCGACATCGACGCGATCGCCTATACGCAGGGCCCAGGCCTCGCGGGCGCGCTGCTGGTCGGCGCGAGCGTCGCCAATTCGCTAGCCATGGCATGGGACAAGCCGACCATCGGCATCCACCATCTCGAAGGGCACCTGCTGTCGCCGCTGCTGGTGGACGAGCCGCCGCCGTTTCCGTTCGTCGCGCTCCTGGTATCAGGTGGCCATACGCAGTTGATGCGCGTAACGGACGTGGGCGTCTACGAAACGCTCGGCGAAACGCTGGACGACGCCGCTGGCGAAGCTTTCGACAAAACCGCAAAGCTTCTCGGCCTCGGTTATCCGGGCGGCCCGGAAGTGTCGCGAATGGCTGAATTCGGCACCCCGGGCGCAGTCGTCCTGCCGCGCCCGATGCTGCATTCCGGCGACCTCGATTTCAGCTTCAGCGGCCTGAAGACCGCGGTCCTCACGCATGCCAAGAAGCTGGGCGGCACGAATATCTGCGAGCAGGCGAAAGCCGATCTGGCGCGCGGTTTCGTCGACGCGGCCGTGGAAGTGCTGGCGGCGAAATCGCTGGCCGCGCTCAAACGGACCAAGCTCAATCGACTGGTGGTCGCGGGCGGGGTCGGTGCGAACCGGCAACTGCGGGAGGCACTTTCCGCCGCGGCGAAGAAACGCAATTTTTTCGTGCACTACCCGGACCTCTCTCTGTGCACGGACAACGGCGCAATGATCGCGCTGGCCGGCGCATTGCGATTGCAACGCTGGCCCGATCAATCGTGCAAAGACTACGCATTCACGGTGAAGCCGCGCTGGGATCTGACGTCCCTCGCACGCTGAGTCGCGACCTGATGGCGTAAAAAAAGCCGCTCGGAAGAGCGGCTTTTCTATTTGAGCCGTGTCGTGTCAGACAAGCGAATCACGCCGCCCGCTTATCCCGCTCAATCACCGCATACGCGCTGTGATTGTGAATCGATTCGAAGTTCTCAGCTTCAAGCACATAAGCGACGATGCGCTCGTCCGCATTCAGACGCTGCGCGACGTCGCGCACCAGGTCTTCGACGAACTTCGGGTTTTCGTAAGCACGCTCGGTGACGAACTTCTCATCCGGGCGCTTGAGCAAGCCCCACAGTTCGCACGAGGCTTCTTCTTCAGCGATACGAACCAGTTCTTCCACCGCCACGTCGCCCGCCAGCTCGGCGTTGATGGTGACGTGCGAACGCTGGTTGTGCGCGCCGTACTGCGAAATCTTTTTCGAGCACGGGCACAGGCTCGTGACCGGCACCAGCACCTTCAGGAACAAACGCGTCGCGCCGTTGCGAGTCTCGCCTGCCAACGTTACTTCGTAGTCCAGCAGACTTTGCACGCCCGACACCGGCGCGGTCTTATTCATGAAGTACGGGAACGACACTTCGATGCGACCCGCCTCGGCCTCGAGCTTTTCGAGCATCGCGGCGAGCATGGTGCGGAACGTGGCCGCCTCGAGCGGCGCCTTGTTCTCTTCAAGCAGCGCAACGAAGCGAGACATGTGCGTGCCCTTCTGATCGGCAGGCAGATGTACGTCGAGATTCCACGTGCCCACAGAAGGCTGCACTTCGCCGCTTTGCGTGCGCACCGTCAACGGATGACGCACTGCCTTGACGCCGACTCGTTGAATCGGAATCTGACGCGTATCGGGCGTGCTCTGCACGTCGGGCATCACAAAGGCGGGGTTCATCTGGTTCATATTCTTGTCCTTTCAAGAAAACGCCGGGCCGTCCCACGTTTTCCGCTCCGCGGGAAATCCCCCGCCCCGAAGGAAGTCCTTGGAGGATTAGGGGACTGCCCCTTGGGGAAGTGTCGCAAAGCGACAGATTGGGGGGCGCTCAGCGGCCGTGCGAATCAGGGCGCACAACGGCGAACGCCGGCCCCTGCCGGCGTTGGATGATGGACCCGAAGGTCCATCGATTCAAGTTGGAGATTGCTATGACCGCCATAGCCGCGGCACAGCGCACGGCAGAGCGGCTGAACGACTCCGTCAATCGA
It encodes:
- the rpsU gene encoding 30S ribosomal protein S21; amino-acid sequence: MTIIRVKDNEPFEVAMRRFKRTMEKNGLLTELRAREFYEKPTAERKRKKAAAVKRHFKRLRGQMLPKKFY
- the dnaG gene encoding DNA primase; this translates as MIPPSFLQDLLNRVDIVDVVGRYVQLKKGGANFMGLCPFHNEKSPSFTVSPTKQFYHCFGCGAHGTAIGFLMEHVGSTFPEAVNELAQSVGLTVPNEPSPGYGGGGGGGSGGYSPAASKVVTTALSDVMQTACDFYRKQLRGAPVAIQYLKKRGLTGEIAARFGLGYAPDGWQNLEPAFPNYRDDSLVESGLVIVSEKADAQGQNRRYDRFRERIMFPIRNVKGQVIGFGGRVLDGGEPKYLNSPETPLFNKGSELYGLFEARLAIREQHYVLVVEGYMDVVALAQLGFQNAVATLGTACTPIHVQKLMRQTDTVIFSFDGDSAGRRAARRALDACLPHAADNRTIRFLFLPTEHDPDSYVREFGTDAFAEQVERAMPLSQFMLNEVLTGKELDQPEGRARALFDAKPLLQQLPANALRAQIMHMFADRLDVPFDEVAALCEVDARIAAATRSAPARKDRRSVTGIEEKTLRNLVMYPRTVAVLDEEAEQALLSVTRHGELFEEVTTHARALGDSAEFQLLSDLLRNGANAPTFEEIFRKILDYDENVRDLLLKDPEDATVIEERREQERIVGEELKAAILKMRYDAYCDRLEQLSRQSRHTPEEFAELTGLNQKRAEMKRQLGL
- the folE2 gene encoding GTP cyclohydrolase FolE2; protein product: MNQMNPAFVMPDVQSTPDTRQIPIQRVGVKAVRHPLTVRTQSGEVQPSVGTWNLDVHLPADQKGTHMSRFVALLEENKAPLEAATFRTMLAAMLEKLEAEAGRIEVSFPYFMNKTAPVSGVQSLLDYEVTLAGETRNGATRLFLKVLVPVTSLCPCSKKISQYGAHNQRSHVTINAELAGDVAVEELVRIAEEEASCELWGLLKRPDEKFVTERAYENPKFVEDLVRDVAQRLNADERIVAYVLEAENFESIHNHSAYAVIERDKRAA
- a CDS encoding NAD(P)/FAD-dependent oxidoreductase, translated to MESFDIAVIGAGAAGMMCAAVAGQLGRRVVLIDHSQRLAEKIRISGGGRCNFTNLYAGPANYLSANPHFCRSALARYTPRDFMALLKRHHVTWHEKHKGQLFCDQSSDAVINVLKNECDAGRIAWRTPLAVEQVRHDAEGWFTLDTHSGPITARALVVATGGLSIPKIGATDFAYRVAKQFGHKLIDTRPALVPLTFAPTDWEPFSALSGVSLDVQLATGNKKTGAEFNEDLLLTHRGLSGPGVLQISSYWQPGEPIHINLLPEQDATSALLEAKTGTRRQIANLLSEWVPQRLAHVWLETHQIPAEARVADLPDKTLRRVGEALSRWTLTPNGTEGYRKAEVTRGGIDTRDLSSATMMSARAPGLYFIGEAVDVTGWLGGYNFQWAWASGVAAGQAAAEYVF
- a CDS encoding GatB/YqeY domain-containing protein; protein product: MSLKDQINDDMKAAMRARETERLGTIRLLLAAVKQREVDERVTLDDAAITAVIDKMIKQRKDSISQFEAAGRTDLADKEKAELAILSAYMPAQMSEAEIVAEVQAAVAQTGAAGPQDMGKVMGVLKPKLAGRADMTAVSAQVKAALAK
- the tsaD gene encoding tRNA (adenosine(37)-N6)-threonylcarbamoyltransferase complex transferase subunit TsaD; the encoded protein is MLVLGIESSCDETGLALYDTERGLLAHALHSQIAMHREYGGVVPELASRDHIRRALPLLEEVMERTGAVRGDIDAIAYTQGPGLAGALLVGASVANSLAMAWDKPTIGIHHLEGHLLSPLLVDEPPPFPFVALLVSGGHTQLMRVTDVGVYETLGETLDDAAGEAFDKTAKLLGLGYPGGPEVSRMAEFGTPGAVVLPRPMLHSGDLDFSFSGLKTAVLTHAKKLGGTNICEQAKADLARGFVDAAVEVLAAKSLAALKRTKLNRLVVAGGVGANRQLREALSAAAKKRNFFVHYPDLSLCTDNGAMIALAGALRLQRWPDQSCKDYAFTVKPRWDLTSLAR